In Capsicum annuum cultivar UCD-10X-F1 chromosome 8, UCD10Xv1.1, whole genome shotgun sequence, the genomic window ataaattttattcaataaaaaaaataataaattgtagaaattgtaatgtacaaacacaataaatttttaattcaaattaatttaaattttcaactataaattctgAACACAAagacaataaatttttaattaattaaacatcaaatttattttaaataattaaaatttctcttcaattaatttaaagttttaactcTAAATTCACACGCACAAACATAAcgaattttcaattttgatattttttttatcatatttacattaaagcaattaaaaaataattaaaaaaataaaacaaaagtcaCCGGCCCACCTCCCCCTCCCCAGCATCATTGCAAACCCCATTTCCTCACCTGACGGTACCTTTCCTTTTTCCATTACCCTTTTTCTCTACTTTTCTCGAAAATAGAACACTTAATTCAATCCAAAATTAATTTCAGTTCACATCCTAAATGCATCTTAAATTTTATTGCCACACAAATCTTGAAATTCACTAAAAGTGTGTTCACTTTGAAGCAGCAGCTTGAAAAACGAGCTTGGAAATGGGCAAGAAATGGGAACTAAAATAGTTCACgtaatgaattttcaattttcatcttaatgaatttctttaaaaaaaaaaaaaaagtaaaatgatgGGGGCTGTTGGGGATGGGGGAAGGAGAGTGAGGAAAATAGATCGAGCAGCCATGGGAACTAACCTCAATTTAAAAATAAGGGGGAGGGGGCACTGCAGTGGTGCTGGTGGGGCGCTCTATTGTTGATGGCCATGGCAGCGTTGGAGGCTGCAGGGGTGGGGGGCGGCTTCTGGTGGGAAACGCGCGGGAGAGGGGGGCGTTAATGGTAGTGCTGCTGGGGGCTCTAATGACCATGGCAGCCTTGGGGCtgcggggtgggggtggggggcgTTAATGGTGGGGCTGAGAGGGCTCGAATGCCCATGGCAGCCTAGGGAGCTGCAGGGATGCGGCGGGgggacttttttttaaaataattttaatataaaattgatcaaaaaattgTCCCACACTCACACTTTAGACGTGTCCCGCACGTATTTTATCCTACTCAATTATTTTAATGCCATCTAAGTACGATTAACGGTTAAAGAATTTACAtatgagttttattgagttgagagttcagatgacaaatatataaatcaagttattttGTCAAACGTAAGAGAAGAAATGTATGATGAAGAACAAAGAGGGCCATGCATTTATCGATCAGAGACGGATTTAAGATTTAGATTTCACTAGTCAAACATTTAAAGATTTTTAACAGTTCTGATCTTATTGTGCTTTTTATATATGAGTTCCAATTCTAATAGTCATTGAAACTTGAAACTTCATTATTTTTCACATATACGTTAGTTAGTGTATGAAAATactgaatttcattatttttcacaTATACGTCAGTGagaaaatattgaatttaattgaaTCAATAAGTTCGGTTGGATCACCTATGGCATTGATGATCTTAACTAGGGAAGATATTTTTAAGAGGAAGATAGGAATTCTGTGATGGAGATGAGAAGCAacataaaattaaatcaatagtTATTAAAGCACAAAAAAGGATACAGTAATTAATTCATTTATTcacaatatatatttaatttttgtgggCACAAAATTAAAAGAAGGCTAGTAATTTGCAGTTGTATTTATGCTAAGTTGCTACTGTCAGAAACTTTTGTGGCTTAAAACAAAAAGAGGTAATGTCCCAAAGAGAGAATTTAAAGAGAGGACCAGCTTGCTAGCTacctcattattattattattattattattgaactGGTCCTTGGGTCATAAATAAGCTACtactatatattaatattataagCATAGCTATCTCAGTATTGGGTTTATTATATCGTTCAAGAATTCACATATGTTATTCATGCATGCCATGATAGATATGCATTACGTGTTTGCATGGTTATATGCTAGTGATTTACAAGTTCTTTTGTGTGTGTATTTTAGTACTATAGTAGGTTGGTATTCGTAATTCGTTCATCTCAGATATTATGTGTCGATCAGTGTTTGATTGGCACAATGTCAGagaaaaaatttcatttatttttctgaaaaaaaaaaacggTGGTTTAGAATTACGCATAAATATTTATGCGACTAAAATCATCTTATTAAGGGTAATTTGAGAAATCTAAAGTAAAATTATATTCACATAAGAAAATAGGacattattttaattaaagaCAACTAATTGGGACGGAGGATTCTAAGTTGCATGGTATTATTCAGGGAAGGACGTAGGACCTATACTAATTTTTTGATGCTCTGACATCAATTAAACTCGACGAAGAATagatataattacataaaaaatatatgaaaatagatataaaatatataaaagcacccatTGAAACACAAAATTATTTGTGTGCACTGACATTTAGATTGATCTTAAGGTTCTCCACTGGAAGGGATGCCTCGTGTTCGAACCTCGatgaggtgattttttattttttcatctttttaattttttaagcacccacgATCCTTAATTCTGGGTGTATTATTATATTCTAGAGGGTGTGGCAAATTAAATCAGTCCATTTTTTGGTAACTTGTCCAACCCATAAAAGTTTAATGAGTTGGGTCATGACCCCTTTATGTAATTGATTTGATCTATGATTTGAATCTGTAGTGACCCCCATCAGATTATTGAGCTAAAATGTGCCAAATAGTGTAACTGTAACCTAACGAGTCAAAATGGAACCCATATTTAAACATAcaaaagtaaatttaaaaatagGTAAATTTTGTGCTTTTTGCCTTATCGATAATGTTAAAAGTAATATTTACGTAATCAGGTCATATATACAATAATTACATGTAAATTTCTATGATAAACATTAATTCACATCAATTGGAGGTTCATATTCATCTCCGCAGCTGTTCTTTTTCCTCCAGCTAGAACCTCTTTccaaaatttgtttcaaaattggAGCTTGTGGCAACTTGCTTGATTTTCTGATGGCCATTATTGAATGttttatttaagaaatttaaagaGAGTTTAAGCTTTAATTTGCTattagagaaagagaaaaaatgatgTGATGTTTGGGACAGAGAATTATGTGAAGCTATTTATGGAGGAATTccccaatttttttaattcacttGCAAAGAAAGGGAGGAGTTTTCAAGGGATTAGAATATGAAATCTTGCGCTTATACAATTAATTAAAACACTTAATTCTTGTGATGTATATAATCTAGAGTAATTTATTTATCAAACAAGTTGAAatacaattaattaattttgattaacaGTACCGGTCCTAGTCCTAGGCAAGCTTTGGGTAGTTCGTTAATTAATTTCTAGTTGAAGTACTTTAAAGAATCACTAAGCAATAGACATATTTTAATTTATGCtatagtttttctatattttcaatatacactacaaaagaaacaaaattgaAATTCGCTATGAATTTTGTTGTTAAATTGCTCGAAGCtaacaaaatattttgataacttaCTGTTCAATAAGATTAGGAACagatttttattgtttgattataaAATTTGTTCGCTAATTCCCATTTTTTTTTTAGCAATGATAATTGTTATGCATTCcttattatctattttatttctgAAGAAGCCAACGTGTTTTTCTAAAAGAGACAAATAAATATTATTTGGAGTTTGCACAAGACTACTTGGGGTGCTAACAACTTGATactttgattatatatattttaattaaccGATGTGTTGTTCTTGCTGAACGGGAAGTACAGAGGAAATAAGATGTTTACGAAACgacaaaaaatgtaaataaattgGTAAACAAATTCAAATAAACTATCATCTATAATATCaattcatccttgaaagagtaTAACGccatatataataaattatcagTCAATTAGCTAGCACTTTTTTTTAACGTATGTATACtttttcaaatagaaaaaaagagagaTCGTTTTGGTGTACTAAAATTTTCATTAGGCATGAATCTGGAGAAGAATCAAACCATAAAAATCTATTATCTGTAATTTTATAGTATCTTTGCAAGTTACTACTTTTTCAAATAGAAAAATGAGTGTAATACTCAAACAAAGTAcccaattgttttttttttttgcttcaccAAGATACCTACTTGTTTGTACTTGGAATATTAGGGAGAGTTTTCTGTACGTACGgaatcaaaatattaaattagtaATTGCAGTATATAATGCCATTAGATAAACAGATGACACGAAGTATTTGTCCTTGTTTtgattaaaaaagtgaaaaaattgtCCTAATCAAATACAAATCGGTAATGAAAGTATTTATTAACATATAATGCATCTGTAATGTAGGTACTCGACAAAGTTCGGCCTCACATGTAGGTATTAAAAGGATTGTATTTGTAGACTAAACTattacaacttcaatttataaaatacgaaaattttgagttatttttgtttatgataATATTCAAAAAGTTCAGTAAAAAGTTAACATGGggaattttcataaataaaaataatctctctgttcatttttacttgttcagTATTGACTTAGCATGCCATTAAATGTAAAAATATGTTATCGACCTCTCCATCCATCTATTGATGAGGAAATTAGAATAAACTGGTCCGTCCAACACCTCAATAAGGTCAAATAAAGTAGAcgatatctatttttttatataatggaCAAGTAAAACATATAATATCTTTATAACAATACTATTTGAACGCATGAgatctttgtaaaattatttttttccatttcaaaTTGTAGGTGAGCATCATTTATTTCTTGTCTACATTTTTATAGATCAATGTAGTATTCTTGTGTCTGCACCTTTAACATAGCACCTCGTTATAGCTATGGTAATTTGGTATTTCGgtttattttgattaaatttttggaaaacataaaacataatatGGACAATGTAGAGGCTAGTAGATCACAAATCAGACCTATTACACTATGCCCAATTTGGATttacttaaaaaagaaaaagcaaatagATTGAGACAATTTGTATAGAAAATGGCAAAACAAATAGATTGAAAGACATTCAATTCACTTCTCTCACAGGGTGCTTAAAAACACCTCTGCAAGGAAAATTTTCCAAGATTTGCTCTTACAAATCTGATTCCCACCCATAAAAAACActactaataatataatgtaGTAGTTCCTAGGTCAGGGGTTAGaggaaaattacaaaaaaaaaaaaagaaaaaaaagatgagagaaaaaattaattaatggatgttagaaaaaagagaagcaaaataCACCAAATTTTGCTTCATCTTGAGCTAATCCATCCTTCTTAATTCCCACTAAAATCTTACAACTAATATTCACTCTTATAATTTCTCTAACGAAGCATGGAATATAGTGACTGGAAAACAACTTCTTCACATGGAATAGTAATTCCCATGTCATGGTCGAACCCAAATTCCTCCTCAGCTTGTCTAAGGAGACATTGAAACTCTGGATGAGTCAAAAATGAAATAGGTACGATGTATCGAGTTCGATTTTCTCCTACGTAAACTGCAAAATGTCCTTTGGGCACGTCAACTGGAAGGTGTTCTTCGTCATCATAGGTGTTTTTTTTACCCAAACTCGAACACCTTTTCAAAATTTGCTTCAAGATTGCAGCTTGGGACTGCTTGTTTGGTTTTCTAATGGCCATTTTAGtgattttcttgaagaaatttaaAGAAAGTTGAGAGCTTTAGGAAGAAGAAGGATGTGGTGTTTGAAGTAGAAGAATGTGAAGCTATTTATGGAGGAAGACCacaactttttaaatatttttagtgtagtgttctttttttttctttcacttttacTCTTTTGCTTCATGAAATTAATTTGACTATtcttttgaaattataatttaactaatttttgaaattaaattagattgattcaatatatttttaaatattaaagttACATttcgaaataaaaaaatagttatagGTTACCATTCTTCTCGTATTGAAATTTGGACAAACTtcgtaaaaaaaattatgtactttttttttttaccacttCTAACAACTCtcacttttttttacttttctggTAACTcgaatttataattttaaaattaaaagtgaaTGGTGCTTATcatctaaataattttatattatcaaAACGTGACAAATACAAGTGAATCGAGGAAGTTTTTTTTCTTAGGGGGTGGGGGTAAAAGTAGTCAGTCATGTGGGGTGTGAAGGGGCAAAGGACAGAACACGGGTGTTTTGGGGTAAGTGAATTGAGGGGAGTTTGGACAAGAGTGGGGGCCAAAACCCATTGGGTATTAGGGTTCAATGTTGCTTCTCATTATGGCAAAGAGGACCCCTTCTCATTAATTACCCAAACGTTACGACATAAGTACTTACTATTCATATTTgaataaaagtataaaatatttgatttattcaAACATGGCTTTCACTGATCTAGGAAGGTTACAAGTTTCAACAACAAAGGTATTAATGGTACTTGTTTCTATTTCCAACATTCTGTCTCAATGCTTCTGCCTAGCTCGTTTTCTTTTTCAACCGAATACGTACCTCTTCCTCTTCAGTCTGTTTATATACACTAATTATATTTCAACTACTCTTTAATGTCTCTGTACATGAAGACTCAATTATTAgattaaataataatatgataaaatttaaaattttgacaaactaaaaaaaaaaataaacttataaaatatgtcaatttttcaatatctattattaaacatcaattaataatatGAAAAGTAATTAACTGATGTATATACATAATGTTATAAATCGGGCAGAAATAAAGCAAATCACAAGCAGCAAGAgaacaagaacacacagatttacgtgaacATTTTTGCAGGAAAAACCACGGGAAGAGGCAGAGGAATTTCACTGTgcaaggagaggagtacaatgtggagagaCGTAATTTCTGAATGTACAAAACAACCCATtaaaatgcacttatataatatatgcatacaaataagtcctacgcccaaaaacataaaggccCATACCGCGGGGCTTCACCCCGCACCCCATTGGGATCATTAGTGGGCTTCAAGATCGggcctacgctaccaccacagaccccgtTAAAAATCACAGACATAAGTCGCACCGTAAAACTTTCAAAATCAGACCAACAAAATTTGATTCACAACTCTAACACATAATGTAATACCACAAGATACAAACCGAAAAGGTTTCTATCGACATTGAAATGTTTACACCCAAATTTACTCAACTTAATATGATTAGGTGATTTATTGAAATAAACATATACATTATCTAATGATATAATTGTATACGCAAAAGTACATATGGTATAAATATTGGGTGCCAGTAATAGCAGTATCTACCAGAGCTAATGCATGATATGTTAGAGAAGATGAAGCAAAGAAATCACGGACGAACAATAAAGTGGTACTGAGAAGTACGAAATACATTTCGAACCTTACTTTTACGAACAGTGTTTGGTTTTTTTTGAATGTTTGGCTTCtgcttttctttgattctttttctATTCAGATAGAAAGTTGAGCAGAAAGGCATGTGCACTCGTCTCGTAAAGTACAAATAATAGACTCTTTGTTGCAGCTTTGACTATTAGCCGTTACGTACATCGTTATTGACAGTTTCACCATACCCTAgagatttcttttgatttttccattCTATTATTATAGTTTTGTTGAAGTGGACTTTTTGTAGTGAAAGGACCATTTGGGTAACGGCTAAAGTTGGGATCATCTCATTATAAGATTATGAGTTTaagtcataaaaaattaaaatagtctTAATATATTGACTTTTATGGAGCAATTTTTTCTCGAATCTCTACGTAGCAGGAGCTTTGGTACATCATACTGCACTTTATATatacttttcttttctcttttatttatttctcgAGAATCTTTCTGTCCCTAGTTAATCGAGATTTTTCGTgttaatctatatatatattttaaccaACTCCAACTACCAAGGTAACTGATTCTTTTGAATTTGTGTGTAAAACCAACGTTGTTTGGAAATTATATTTAATTCAGCTTATGTGAAGTGAAATTTGCATTAGTCTAATAGAGACTTGAACTACTACAAAATAATTGTAATGTTACTGCCCGACTGAATTACTCTTTTGGTAGCTCCGTAGTTTGTTTTGTTAGAAGAAATATACATGTTGCTCATGTCCAAAAGACAACTCAGTGATCAAGAGGTCAGTTCGATACACTAAAATTTTCATTATGCATGATATTTGGAGAAGGATCAGATCATAATGGTCTGTTGTACGCATCCTGATCTTACGTATTTACTTGAGGCTATTTTTACGACATTAATTTTATTAGTTACTCCGCCACTCCCCTTCAATCAATTAGGAGTTTCTTCTTAGAGGCCTCTCATTTAGACGTAAACAGACGAGCATAAAGGACAAGCATTTTAGCGGTGCAAGTTCCAACTTTTCACATTATGAATTGAACTTTCTACATTACCTGATTAACTGTATATTATATACATATCGGTTGTATATGTTTAATTAAATATcagtatgtatatattatataaagtATGTGTGTTTCTTGATTTGTGTATGTCAATCCTTGCGTAGGATATATTAGTGTAtatatttttaggataaagtaTACACTACTTATACATTTCGTACATATTATGTAAACAAGATAGTAATTTTTCCTATATTATTCTATCCATTAGTCACACGTCTCCTAATTGGTGGAGTATTCGCATTGTTGATGACATAAAAAGTTCTTATAAAAGGGCAAGCATttttgatgtgtaagttgatgTGAATAAAGGTTATATATGTTATTGTTAAACTTGATTTAGATTGGGATTATTTCTTTCATCAAAGTGGTCCAAGACAGACAATATTGAGCCCCATATAAATCCAAAACTCCAATATGATCGCCACAGAATTAATTAAAATTCTCTAGGATTTAAAGTTTGGGGTGCATCAACATTGTCAAAGACGCGCATAAGTTttgaataaaaactcaaatttgGGTTGATCGCTCGACTCATTTAATGTGCAGTTTAGGttctaatttataatatatacttTCCCTTGTCAATGAGACTTTTCGGGAGATAcgaacactaaacaattgatatttcacttaattaaaaaaaatcaatttctttattcatagatttgtcattcatgcttatataaTTAGTCTTGAACTAgacatatgtttatattttttctcctttatgccttttttgttaaatctcacgctttatttgtactttgtgcttaaatataatggaccttgaagcttttttttatccttttctgcTTTAGCTAAGGCGATGAGAATTGTCTTTAAAACTAGAACTTGGTTGaggagaataatatctatctatttcaattcacaagaatcaataacaaattcctacaaaataaaaaattcatcaagaatataagtaaaaataattatttatttatttttaatcaaatcccATGAACTTAAATAGaagcaagaaaaaagaaataaatctattttacacactaactttcaagcaacaagtaaATATTAAAAGCAATTAACATTACCCaaacttgaataaaaaataaaaaataaatgaaaggcAGAAACGTGTACCTATTAGCatcaaatgaaaaatttctcCTTTCTCTTTGTTTGGGTACTATTAATTGGTAAATTATAGTGTCGTTCAGGGAGTTTAGAATTGAGGGATTTGGGGAAATACGAGTTGGAAATTGAAATTTGGGGGGAAATATGGAGCTTGGGATTGAAAAAAGTCCTTTTTTAgtacataataaatatattaattaaggaTGGATGGGGTCAAATGAGGTGACTGTCTAGCTAGTGTAGTGT contains:
- the LOC107840499 gene encoding auxin-responsive protein SAUR50, which produces MAIRKPNKQSQAAILKQILKRCSSLGKKNTYDDEEHLPVDVPKGHFAVYVGENRTRYIVPISFLTHPEFQCLLRQAEEEFGFDHDMGITIPCEEVVFQSLYSMLR